From the genome of candidate division WOR-3 bacterium:
AAGAAGGTGCTGTGGCGCTCGGCGGAGAGAATCGAACAGCCACAATACTTTTCTGTGATATCCGCGGTTACACGTCACTGGTCGAGAAGATTGATACGCTCATCGCGGTGGAGATTCTCAATGATTTTTTAAGTAGTATGACCGAAGAGGTCTTTCTTCAGGAGGGGACTCTTGATAAGTACATCGGAGATTGTGTTATGGCGATTTTCGGAGCTCCGGTTTCCCATCCTGATGATCCGTTGCGCGCGATAAAAGCCGCCCTCGGTATGAAAGAACGTGTGCATCAATTGAAGGAGACCTGGCGGAAGAAATTGAAGATTCCTGAGGTGGAATCTTTTGAGATCGGTATCGGTATTCATACTGGAGAGGTGATCGCCGGGAATGTGGGAAATATCAATCGTATGGAGTATACAGTCGTATCGACGGCGGTTAATCTGGCTTCCCGACTTGAAAATGCAGCGGGACGGGGGCAGATATTGATAAGCCATGCGACTTATGAACCGACTAAAGAATTCATAAACGCCAAAAAGCTATCACCGGTTAAACTGAAGAATATCAGCAGACCGGTTCAGGTGTACGAGGTCCTCGGGCTCAAATAAGATTACAGACCTGATCTCTGTTAACGAAACTTGACAAATGCTTTTTAATTGATATTATTCTTTATATGCTTTTATTATACCTGATAAGCCAGGTCGTCACCCAGATCAACGGAGGAGAGGTGATGATCACCAATCTGCCAGAGACCGCTGAGATCGAGGCGTGTACGCCGGTGGATACCCCGCTTGTCTGTAATGAATACGACCGGATCATCGCCTATTACTGCGACCTCTATTGTATTGATCCGGCGCTCGTCAAGGTACTTATTGAAAAGGAGTCTGAGTTCAATCCCAATGCGGTTTCCCGGAGCGGTGCGATAGGTCTTATGCAGTTGATGCCCGAGACCGCTGAGATGCTCGGAGTCAAGGATCCCTATAATCCCTGGGATAATATCGAGGGCGGGGTGAAGTTTCTGCGGACTCTTTTTGATATGTTTGACGGCGACCTTGAGCTGACCCTCGCCGCATATCATGCCGGTCCCGGACTTGTAAAGCGTTTGAATCGGGTGCCGCCGATTCCTGAGACCGTGGAGTATGTGGATTACATCATTTCAAGATACACCCCGGCGCAGAGGACGAGTTATTTGAAGCTTACCTTTACCGAAGAAGGGGTGCCCCTCATCACCAACAGACCTAAGTAGTACTCTGAAATAATTTCTATTTTTTTCTGGCGATGATACCGATCGAAAGTACTGTATAGAGAAATATTTTTTTTCTCCTCAACCGATTCTGGAGTCTGTAGAACGCTTTTGTCAGACCGCCTGCATAAGCGGGAAACATCGGCAGGATCAACCCGATCTTTTTCAGAAATTCACGCAGGATTTTGTAGAACACGCCGGGTCTTGACCAGTCGCCGTAAAAATGTACCGGTTCGAAATTGAACTTCTTAAGGAGGGTGCTGAGGGAACTGATCGTAAATTGTCTTTCCCATCCTCCGAACCAGAGGTTAAAGAAGATAAGGATATGTTTCAGAAGTGTATATATATGGAACGTCTGGGGCACGTCGACTATCAACAACCCGCCTTTCTTCAATATCCGATGATTCTCCGCCAGGAGTTCGAACGGTGAAACAAAGTGTTCGAGCAATCCCTGGTGAAAGACCAGATCGAACGAATCGCTTTTAAAAGGGCAGCAGCGGGCGTCGGCGAGAATCAGCTTTACTTTATCGTCTTTTACATAAGAACGAATCATATGAAGGCTTTGCCGGGAATAGTCAAGGAGGTATACATCGCCTCCCTTTTCACTCATCTTCAGGCCGTCCCGACCGGTTCCTGCTCCCACCTCCAGTATTTTCTTCCCTTTGATTTCTAAATAATCTTCGATTTCTTCAATTATGTTGGTTACCGGCGGGTAGATCGAACCGGGATCTTTCCCGGCCCAGAACTTATCCCATACCGTGGTTGTCGACTTATCCCTTCCGATTTCTTTTATAAGAATTTCTTCGGCAGCTGATCAATTACGAGCTGGATGGTCGTCCTTCGCGCTTTCGAGTAATTGTTATAACTGGAAAATTCATAGCCGCCTTCATCCTTCGCCAATTCCCTGATCACGGGCAGGGAATGTATATATTTCAGATGCTCTTTGAATTCCGTTTCTTTCTCAATGATCTCCGCGTCAAAACTCTGGCTCCAGACAGTTCCTTTGCGCTTTTTGTACTCATTATATTTACGTGCAAAGTTACCTTTTATCAGTTTCATTATTTTTGATACTGTATACATCTTTCCCGGTTGAATGATCAAATAAAAAGACTCCGGCAGGATTAAGTATGCATAAATTTTATAATTGAGCATATAGCGGTGATAACCGATGGAAAGCAGCAGAAACCGCGCCCAGTGTGGATCATTGAATATCTCCATACAGTCTTTGGTGGTCGTTTCGATGTAGTAGATGGCGCCGGGCTTTATGATTCTTTTTGCCATACTCCTCCTTATTTTAATATTTGTTTCATCGTTTCCTCATCCAGATTTTTTACGATTAAGGTTATAAGATTCAATACATTTTCATAATCTTCGAGGGAGATGATACTTGACCCGGAATGAACATACCGGGAGGGAATGCCTATGGCGAGGGAAGGTACACCGAAGTGCGTCAGATGGATTTGCCCTGTATCATACCCCCCTTTGATTGAAGTGAAATGATACGGAATGTTGTTGAGGTCGGCGAGTTCACAGACGAAGTCTTTTAATTTGGAATGAGGAATCATGGTGCGGTCATAGATCAAGATGCTTACACCGCCCCCGAGTTTTTCGACCGCTTCGCCTTCGTTTCCCGGTGTGTCCCGGCAGATACTTACGTCGAGTGCAAAACCGATGTCCGGTGCGACCGTGTATGCGGATGTTTTCGCACCGCGCAGCCCGACTTCTTCCTGAACCGTACCGACGAGGTATACGGTATTCGGATGCTCGGTGGCGGTGAGGTTGTTGAACAACTCCACTAAAAGGCCGCAGCTGACGCGGTCGTCCCACGCCTTTGCCAGAAGAAGGTCTTTGTTCGCCATCTGCTCGAATTTCGTATCCGGAACAATCGGATCACCGGGTCTGATGCCGAGTTTTTCTTTTATGTCGAAATTTGATGTCGCTCCCACATCGATGTACATATGTTCGATATCAGGAAGTTTTTTACGTTCCTCCGGGGAGAGGTCATGGATCGGCTTCAACCCGATCACTCCGGGGATGAATTCATCTTTTCTCGTCTTTATTTTTACACGTAACCCCGGAAGATTGCCGCTCCACCAGCCGCCTATAGGCAGGAACTTTATGAATCCTTCCTTTGTTATTTCTTTCACCATAAAGCCGATTTCATCCATATGGGCGGCGAACATTATCTTGGGTTTCTCGCTCGTCCCGCTCTTCTTCGCGATGATACTTCCAATCTTATCCTTGGTTAAAGTGATGTGGTCGGCAAAATGCTTTTTAAGAATATCAAACACTTCATCTTCATATCCTGATACACCGAATGCATCAGTTAATTGTTTTAATAATTCAATGCGGTCCATTAAACCTCCTTAATTAAACATCCAGATTCTGTACGTATTTTGCATTTTCTTCAATAAACTGGCGGCGTGGTTCAACCTCTCCGCCCATAAGAATTGAGAAGAGTCTGTCGGCTTCAGCTGCATCTTCCATCGTCACTTTCTTCAAAATACGTTTTTCCGGATCCATGGTGGTCTGCCATAATTGTTGCGGATTCATTTCTCCCAGACCTTTATAGCGTTGAATATCAGGATTTTTTATCTTTGCGGTCTTCAGGAATTTCTGGAGTTCTTCATCCGAATAGAAATACATCTCTTTTTTATTGTTCTTGATTCGATACAGCGGCGGCTGTGCGATATATATGAAGCCGGCGTCGATAAGGTCCTTCATAAATCTGAAGAAAAAAGTCAGGAGCAGGGTCCTGATATGAGCACCGTCGACGTCGGCGTCGGTCATAATCACAATCTTTTTATATCGAACCTTGGAGGCGTCAAAATCATCCTCACCGATTCCGCATCCGATTGCGGAGATCAAGGTTCTTATCTCCGAGTTGCTGAGAATTTTATTCAATCCGCTCTTTTCAACATTCAGAATTTTGCCGCGCAACGGCAGAATAGCCTGGAACTTACGGTCCCTGCCCTGCTTTGCACTGCCCCCTGCCGAATCTCCCTCGACGACGAAGATCTCACATTCATCAGGATTTGTCGAAGAACAATCAGCAAGCTTGCCGGGAAGGGTCTCGCTATCGAGCAGAGATTTTCTTCTTGTCAGTTCACGTGCTTTCTTCGCCGCGAGCCTTGACTTCGCCGCAGCTAGCACCTTGTTTATGATGATATTCGAATAACGGGGGTTCTCTTCCAGAAAAGCCGACAGTTTTTCATTCACCAGGGACTCAACGGCTCCTTTCGCCTCGGGATTGCCGAGCCTTGTCTTGGTCTGTCCCTCGAATTGTGGATTCTTTATCTTTATCGAAACGACGGCGGTCAGTCCTTCACGTGTATCTTCACCCGTGAAACTTAAGTTGTCCTTCAGATGATTATGGCGTCGGGCGTAATCATTCAATGTTCTTGTCAGTGCTTTTTTGAAACCGACCAGATGGGAGCCGCCTTCGTGGGTATTGATGGTATTCGCGTAGGTGAAGATATTTTCCAGGTAGGAATCATTGTATTCAAGGGCGACCTCGATATCGATATCATTCTGCCGCTGGCTGAAATATATCGGTTTATGGAGGCGTGTTCTTCCGGAATCAAGATATTTGACCAGGTCAACCACTCCTCCCTGAGAAAGATATCTTTCTTTTGTGTTTGTCTTCTTGTCTTCAAAATCGATTTTCAGCCCTTTATTCAAAAAAGAGAGTTCTCTCAAGCGCTGTGAAATCAACGCCTTGCTGAATTCTATCTTTTTAAAAATTTGGTTATCGGGTTTAAAAATTATTTTTGTGCCGGTCTTTTTGGTTCTGCCGATCGCCTTGACTTTATCATCGGGTTTGCCGCGTTTGTAACTTTGATAAAAGATTTTGCCGTCCCGATAGACCTCGACCTTGAGGTATTCACACAGGGCGTTGACGACCGACACCCCGACGCCGTGCAGACCACCGCTGATACTGTAGACCTTGTCATCGAACTTACCGCCGGCGTGCAGGGTGGTCATTACGACCTCTAATGCCGATTTTTTCTGCACCGGGTGTATATCCGTGGGGATACCCCGTCCGTTGTCTTCGATTTCGACGACTTCGCCGTCGATACGAACGGTTATATGGTCGCAGTATCCCGCTAAGGCTTCATCTATTCCGTTGTCGACGACTTCAAAAATCAGATGGTGCAGTCCTCTTATTCCGACATCGCCGATATACATCGCGGGCCTTCTGCGCACCGCCTCCAGTCCTTTCAGTATCTGAATCTTTGAAGCGTCGTAAATTTCCGAAGAGTTTTTCTGCTTTATCTTCTTTTTGTCGCGGGTTTCCTCCTTATTTTTCATCTTTTCTCCCTTTGATTGACGATGCTGAATTTAATATCTTTTAATCTTACATTATATTTCCTTAATTTTCTTATTATCATATCTTTCATCAAAAACAACTGACTTTTCCATAAGGGATTGTCGACTTCAACAAAGAGATTATTTGCATCAACCCCGACCGCCCTTGTATGTTGAGCGATCTTTTTCCCCACTATCTTCGACCACTGTTCGATGATCTGCCAGTTCTTGATTCCTTCATCGATCTTCACGTCCTTGAGCACCTCGGATAATATTGTATTGATCTTACGCGGAAACTTCAATCTGTCCTTTCTTTACTGAAAATACCCTGCAGGCACTGCCTTCTTTGCGTATGAACCGCGGAGCCTGGGTGCTTGCGTAGAAGATCTGCCCTTTCAGTAGATTCAAAAAAGTTTCTTTCTTTACAGTGTCGAGTTCTGCACCTGCTTCGTCGAGCAGAAGGACCGGCCGGCTCTTTGTTTTTCTGTATAACATTTCTGATTCGGCTAATTTCAGCGAAATCGCCGCAGCCCGTTCTTCTCCTTCTGATGCATAATGTTTCAGGGGATGACCGTTGGTGAAGAACAGAAGGTCGTCGCGGTGCGGTCCTACGAGCGTATGACCGAAAATCAGTTCTTTCTCCCGTACTCTTTTGAGAACGGTATGGTCCAGTCTCATCTCCGGACAGGTGCTGTGATATCGAAGAGTGAATTTTTTCATACCGAATTCGCTGCTGAATTTTATGATATCCTCCTTCAATTCAGAGATCTTCTTTTCACGTTCACGATAGATCTCATTCCCGATCTTTATCATCTGTTCATCAAACAATTCCAGCAGGTCGAGCTTGCCGTTGTCGTGCGCCGATTGGAGAATTTTATTACGCTGACGCAATATCTTTCGATATTCAATCAGGTTGTCAAGATAGGCGGGTGAAATTTTCGCAATAGCCCAGTCCAGAAACGCCCGTCTCTTTGACGGAGCACCCCGCACAATCCACAGATCCTCGATCGACAGGAGTGTAATTCCGAGCCAGCCTATAAATTCACTCAACCGGCGGACTTCATTTCCCTGGAGCACTAACTTCTTTTTATTTCCATCCAGATAAAGAAACGCATTTTTTTCCTCTGTCTCGGCGTCGATTCTCAAGAACTGTTTTCCGCTGCAGATGAGATTCTTTTCATCCCTCGCCCGAAATGAAGACGCCAACCCGACATAGAATATCGCTTCCAGGAGATTGGTTTTACCGGCACCGTTTTCACCGATTATGAAGTTGTAGTCATCTGCAAAATGTAGTTCACCGTCGACCAGATTCCGGAACCCCTGATAATTAATGCGCTTAAGTGCCATTAAGTTAGTTTTCTCCGTTAATATTATACGCCTTTCCGTCGAAAAGTCAAGAGTATTAAGGGGTGGAAAAATAAGGATTTTCCGACGCCGATAACAATTCAAAGAACGGTTTGACCTCTTTTTCGTTGTTTATTGCAATGCCGAACTTCGGAATGAATCGCAGGTATCCGAAGCCCGCTTTTAATTCAAGTTTCAACTCACAACCGGCGGAATAGGTCTCTGTTCCGCTGCCGGAGACCGCGCAGTCGAAAAAGAGGGCGGCGAAAAGGTCTTCCAGATAAAAATTTGGATTCCACAATCCCCATCTCAAGCCTATAAGCTTGTGGGTGTATTCGATACGCGAAATGATCCCTTTCGTCATGGGCAGTGGTCCGCAGCCCCTGACCATTATCTCGGCGGTATCAGGATTGTCTTCGTCTGAAAATGCGAGAGCCGACCAGCTTAATTCACTTCGTTTAATTAACTCTTTGATACCGACGGTGACGAACCAGCCGTTTCGGTCGACGCTTGAATTCCAGGTTTCTCTTTCAAGGGGACAGATGAGTCTGATGCTCAGAATAGTGTAAGGCCAGGAGAATCCGAGGGCGGCTCCAGGAGCAAGCGTCTTTCTTGTGAAACCGTCGAACGACTTCGTGTTGATAGAGATCGTCAATCTGTTCAATCCGCTGCGTAATTTCCTCAGGAGCGGATACCTGATGTAACAGGATATTGAATTATCATATTCATAAGTGGAATTCAACAGCAGCGGAGTGAAGAAGCGTGAATGCCACTGCATCATCAAGACGGATCGGTTGTCGTTCAGAGAATGACTGTAGTATGTAGTATAAAAGTTTTCGTTTGTTGCGTCACCGCCGAACAGCAGGCAGCCGAAATTCCACTCCCGGAGATTTATATCAGCCGGTAATATAAAAGGAATGCGCCCTGCCGGAGCAAGGGTTTTCAAGACATCGAGGTAATTTCCCTGTTCAACTGTGCGGGGAAACTCCGTCGGTTTTGATGTCGGTGGAGATCGGGGGATCGTATAAGGCGTCGGCTGAGAAACTCTTTTATAGATATCATAACCATTGTCATTCAAAGCAGTATAATAGAGAATATTTTCATTACTGGACTTCACCGCTGCAGTGTTGAACCCTTTTTCCGTTTCGCACCATAACATCGGTTCTTCTTTAGCGAGGGATATTTTGTAGATTCCCTGTCCTTTCCCGAAATTCGCCGTGAAGACCAACCAATCAGGTTCCTCGAAATAGAGGGGGCTCTCCACCCACGGTGTCTTCAAGACGGGGATAAGCTTTTTCTTTTGAAGATTGAGGATATAAAGGTCCCT
Proteins encoded in this window:
- a CDS encoding lytic transglycosylase domain-containing protein; the protein is MLLLYLISQVVTQINGGEVMITNLPETAEIEACTPVDTPLVCNEYDRIIAYYCDLYCIDPALVKVLIEKESEFNPNAVSRSGAIGLMQLMPETAEMLGVKDPYNPWDNIEGGVKFLRTLFDMFDGDLELTLAAYHAGPGLVKRLNRVPPIPETVEYVDYIISRYTPAQRTSYLKLTFTEEGVPLITNRPK
- a CDS encoding class I SAM-dependent methyltransferase; the protein is MLIKEIGRDKSTTTVWDKFWAGKDPGSIYPPVTNIIEEIEDYLEIKGKKILEVGAGTGRDGLKMSEKGGDVYLLDYSRQSLHMIRSYVKDDKVKLILADARCCPFKSDSFDLVFHQGLLEHFVSPFELLAENHRILKKGGLLIVDVPQTFHIYTLLKHILIFFNLWFGGWERQFTISSLSTLLKKFNFEPVHFYGDWSRPGVFYKILREFLKKIGLILPMFPAYAGGLTKAFYRLQNRLRRKKIFLYTVLSIGIIARKK
- a CDS encoding M42 family peptidase, yielding MDRIELLKQLTDAFGVSGYEDEVFDILKKHFADHITLTKDKIGSIIAKKSGTSEKPKIMFAAHMDEIGFMVKEITKEGFIKFLPIGGWWSGNLPGLRVKIKTRKDEFIPGVIGLKPIHDLSPEERKKLPDIEHMYIDVGATSNFDIKEKLGIRPGDPIVPDTKFEQMANKDLLLAKAWDDRVSCGLLVELFNNLTATEHPNTVYLVGTVQEEVGLRGAKTSAYTVAPDIGFALDVSICRDTPGNEGEAVEKLGGGVSILIYDRTMIPHSKLKDFVCELADLNNIPYHFTSIKGGYDTGQIHLTHFGVPSLAIGIPSRYVHSGSSIISLEDYENVLNLITLIVKNLDEETMKQILK
- the gyrB gene encoding DNA topoisomerase (ATP-hydrolyzing) subunit B codes for the protein MKNKEETRDKKKIKQKNSSEIYDASKIQILKGLEAVRRRPAMYIGDVGIRGLHHLIFEVVDNGIDEALAGYCDHITVRIDGEVVEIEDNGRGIPTDIHPVQKKSALEVVMTTLHAGGKFDDKVYSISGGLHGVGVSVVNALCEYLKVEVYRDGKIFYQSYKRGKPDDKVKAIGRTKKTGTKIIFKPDNQIFKKIEFSKALISQRLRELSFLNKGLKIDFEDKKTNTKERYLSQGGVVDLVKYLDSGRTRLHKPIYFSQRQNDIDIEVALEYNDSYLENIFTYANTINTHEGGSHLVGFKKALTRTLNDYARRHNHLKDNLSFTGEDTREGLTAVVSIKIKNPQFEGQTKTRLGNPEAKGAVESLVNEKLSAFLEENPRYSNIIINKVLAAAKSRLAAKKARELTRRKSLLDSETLPGKLADCSSTNPDECEIFVVEGDSAGGSAKQGRDRKFQAILPLRGKILNVEKSGLNKILSNSEIRTLISAIGCGIGEDDFDASKVRYKKIVIMTDADVDGAHIRTLLLTFFFRFMKDLIDAGFIYIAQPPLYRIKNNKKEMYFYSDEELQKFLKTAKIKNPDIQRYKGLGEMNPQQLWQTTMDPEKRILKKVTMEDAAEADRLFSILMGGEVEPRRQFIEENAKYVQNLDV
- a CDS encoding DUF721 domain-containing protein, yielding MKFPRKINTILSEVLKDVKIDEGIKNWQIIEQWSKIVGKKIAQHTRAVGVDANNLFVEVDNPLWKSQLFLMKDMIIRKLRKYNVRLKDIKFSIVNQREKR
- the recF gene encoding DNA replication and repair protein RecF, producing the protein MALKRINYQGFRNLVDGELHFADDYNFIIGENGAGKTNLLEAIFYVGLASSFRARDEKNLICSGKQFLRIDAETEEKNAFLYLDGNKKKLVLQGNEVRRLSEFIGWLGITLLSIEDLWIVRGAPSKRRAFLDWAIAKISPAYLDNLIEYRKILRQRNKILQSAHDNGKLDLLELFDEQMIKIGNEIYREREKKISELKEDIIKFSSEFGMKKFTLRYHSTCPEMRLDHTVLKRVREKELIFGHTLVGPHRDDLLFFTNGHPLKHYASEGEERAAAISLKLAESEMLYRKTKSRPVLLLDEAGAELDTVKKETFLNLLKGQIFYASTQAPRFIRKEGSACRVFSVKKGQIEVSA